One window of the Salvelinus fontinalis isolate EN_2023a chromosome 2, ASM2944872v1, whole genome shotgun sequence genome contains the following:
- the LOC129819965 gene encoding H-2 class II histocompatibility antigen, A-Q alpha chain-like: MSFEMNYSVIILILTGAVCTSAEIHHEIHFIYGCFESSDPAVGLEIDGDEVFYGDFNKNSNTCLIADVVFTLPKFISITPEDKERACEYATISRVWCKNSIAWGKLSEPKIPKIKDAPESTIYPRDEVELGVENTLICFVNDFFPPPVKVNWTKNGMEVTEGFSLSRYYPNKDGTFHQFSRLSFTPQKEDVYICAVAHTALKDPKTREYKVSGSSAGPGPAVFCGVGLTLGLLGLATGIFFIYKGKRATESQEKRWEVRHWTREI; this comes from the exons atgagcttcGAGATGAACTACTCTGTGATTATTCTGATTCTCACTGGAGCCGTTTGCACTTCTGCAGAAA TTCATCATGAAATTCACTTTATCTACGGATGCTTTGAGTCAAGTGATCCTGCGGTGGGACTTGAGATTGATGGAGATGAAGTCTTCTATGGTGACTTCAATAAAAACAGTAATACATGTCTAATAGCAGATGTAGTGTTTACATTACCTAAATTCATATCTATTACACCAGAGGATAAAGAAAGGGCTTGTGAATATGCTACCATTAGCAGAGTTTGGTGCAAAAACAGCATCGCATGGGGCAAACTGTCTGAACCGAAAATACCAaaaatcaaag ATGCCCCTGAGAGCACCATCTACCCCAGGGATGAGGTGGAACTGGGGGTGGAGAACACCCTCATCTGCTTTGTGAATGATTTCTTTCCCCCGCCTGTCAAAGTCAACTGGACCAAGAATGGAATGGAGGTGACTGAGGGATTCTCTCTCAGTCGTTACTATCCTAATAAAGATGGAACGTTCCACCAGTTCTCCAGGCTGAGTTTCACCCCACAAAAGGAAGACGTCTACATCTGCGCTGTGGCGCACACGGCCCTGAAGGACCCCAAAACCAGGG AATATAAGGTCAGTGGGTCCAGTGCTGGTCCTGGTCCTGCTGTATTCTGTGGAGTGGGCCTCACTCTTGGGCTGCTGGGGCTGGCTACTGGAATATTCTTCATCTACAAAGGAAAGAGAGCCACTGAGTCTCAGGAAAAAAGATGGGAAGTGAGGCACTGGACTAGAGAGATCTAG
- the LOC129819977 gene encoding H-2 class II histocompatibility antigen, E-S beta chain-like, whose translation MYVLNCFSIHLLLLFSSLSEVVHSSDEDFAHDDAWCRFSSRDLHDMEYILEHHFNKIMVAQYNSTTERWTGYTALGVISAEKWNEDPDEIPRRRADMDVLCKPYASRIDNTVEMFMVEPNVTLRLEGPSSDSSLVCSVHFFYPKHIRVTWLRNGEEVTSDVTSTDILANGLWSYQIQSYLKYTPTTGERIICMVEHISQTEPKLYHWDPSLPKSEKNKIVIGVCGLLLGVVFVVAGLIYWKKSTGRLSGLIGEFDYGTCD comes from the exons ATGTATGTGCTGAATTGCTTCTCCATCCACCTGctgctcctcttctcctctctgtctgaagTGG TTCATTCCTCAGATGAAGATTTTGCACACGATGATGCATGGTGTAGGTTTAGCTCCAGAGATTTACATGATATGGAGTATATTTTAGAGCATCATTTTAACAAGATCATGGTGGCTCAGTACAACAGCACCACAGAGAGGTGGACAGGATACACAGCATTGGGAGTGATATCTGCAGAGAAGTGGAATGAGGACCCAGATGAGATCCCCAGGAGGAGAGCAGATATGGATGTGTTATGCAAGCCATACGCTTCTCGGATCGACAACACAGTAGAGATGTTTATGG TTGAGCCCAACGTCACACTGAGGCTAGAGGGGCCATCCAGTGACTCCAGCCTTGTGTGTAGCGTCCACTTCTTCTACCCCAAACACATCAGAGTGACGTGGCTGAGGAACGGGGAGGAAGTGACCTCAGATGTGACCTCCACTGACATACTGGCCAATGGACTCTGGAGCTACCAGATACAGTCCTATTTGAAGTACACACCCACAACTGGAGAGAGAATCATCTGTATGGTGGAGCACATCAGCCAGACTGAGCCCAAACTTTATCACTGGG ACCCCTCCTTGCCTAAGTCTGAGAAGAACAAGATAGTGATCGGTGTCTGTGGGCTGCTGCTGGGGGTGGTCTTTGTAGTAGCTGGACTGATCTACTGGAAGAAATCTACTG GACGGCTGTCGGGTCTTATTGGTGAATTTGATTATGGGACTTGTGATTGA